The proteins below come from a single Falco rusticolus isolate bFalRus1 chromosome 8, bFalRus1.pri, whole genome shotgun sequence genomic window:
- the LOC119152923 gene encoding LOW QUALITY PROTEIN: protocadherin alpha-3-like (The sequence of the model RefSeq protein was modified relative to this genomic sequence to represent the inferred CDS: deleted 1 base in 1 codon), giving the protein MGVWWAPAVRVLVLQAAWALGGGQVRYSVPEEAKAGTVVGRLAQDLGLEAGEAEARRLRLVAQGRRASVEVSGASGALVVSSRLDREELCGKSAPCALRLEVLVERPLRVFHVELEVTDINDNAPLFPAARKNLSLPENSPAGSRFPLEGASDADIGANAQLSYALSPNEHFTLDVKSSDENRKSLFLVLVKPLDRELVAVHRLVLTASDGGRPPLMGTVELVISVLDANDNAPQFNQSVYKAQLPESAAEGTLVARVNATDPDEGINKDFSYSIVSLDPAGNRDLFTIDPKTGEIRLTGALDFEDVHLHEIQIEARDKGSLPLSGHCSVELEVLDVNDNAPEVWVTSLSVPVPEDAAVGTVVALLSVSDRDSGANGRVRCAVWPASPFGLVATFAGSYSLVLREALDRERVAEYEVEVRAEDGGAPPLRASRGVRVPVSDVNDNAPAFAQAVYTVLARENNAAGAELARLWARDPDEAGNGRVSYSVAEGGGGAVSGGCVRSASSYVSVDAESGRLWALQPLDYEELQVLQFEVRAVDAGEPPLCGNATVQLFVVDENDNAPALLPPAGGGPGPGAAGEAASGPGSGALWAWAAWGAPAGQVVAKIRAVDADSGYNAWLRYELWEPRGKGPFRVGLYSGEVSTARALEEADGPRQRLVIVVRDHGEPARSVTATLSVSLVEGAEAALAAAGSSGPGPGLRAAAGAEGDAAAAAAASTNVWLVVAICAVSSLFLLAVVLYGASRWAPRAAVLSGPGPATLVCASEVGSWSYSQRQSRSLCVTDGAGKSDLMVFSPNFPPPPGPAAKETQPEPPALLDTVSAPRFPAPSRDAPAPLSPLSPAPLAGGGGGRAQPPVPEGGGR; this is encoded by the exons ATGGGCGTGTGGTGGGCGCCCGCGGTgcgggtgctggtgctgcaggcgGCCTGGGCGCTGGGCGGCGGGCAGGTGCGCTACTCGGTGCCGGAGGAAGCCAAGGCCGGGACGGTGGTGGGCCGCCTGGCGCAGGACCTGGGCCTGGAGGCGGGCGAGGCGGAGGCGCGGCGGCTGCGGCTGGTGGCGCAGGGCCGGCGGGCGAGCGTGGAGGTGAGCGGGGCGAGCGGGGCGCTGGTGGTGAGCTCGCGGCTGGACCGGGAGGAGCTGTGCGGGAAGAGCGCGCCGTGCGCCCTGcgcctggaggtgctggtggagcGGCCGCTGCGCGTCTTCCACGTGGAGCTGGAGGTCACCGACATCAACGACAACGCCCCGCTCTTCCCCGCCGCCCGCAAAAACCTCAGTTTACCGGAGAACTCCCCCGCCGGGTCCCGGTTCCCGCTGGAGGGCGCGTCGGATGCAGATATCGGAGCCAACGCGCAGCTCTCCTATGCGCTCAGCCCCAACGAGCACTTTACGCTCGATGTTAAGTCCTCTGATGAAAATAGAAAATCCCTGTTCCTGGTTCTGGTGAAACCGCTGGACCGCGAGTTGGTGGCTGTGCACCGTCTGGTGCTGACGGCGAGTGACGGGGGCCGGCCGCCGCTGATGGGCACGGTGGAGCTGGTGATCTCGGTGCTGGACGCCAACGACAACGCGCCCCAGTTCAACCAGTCGGTGTATAAAGCGCAGCTGCCGGAGAGCGCTGCCGAGGGGACGCTGGTGGCGCGGGTGAACGCCACGGATCCGGACGAGGGAATCAATAAGGACTTTTCTTACAGCATCGTCAGTTTGGATCCTGCCGGTAACAGAGACCTTTTCACCATTGATCCGAAGACGGGCGAGATCCGTCTGACGGGCGCCCTGGACTTTGAAGACGTGCATTTACACGAGATACAAATCGAAGCGAGAGACAAAGGTTCCCTCCCATTGTCGGGTCACTGCAGCGtggagctggaggtgctggaCGTGAACGACAACGCGCCGGAGGTGTGGGTGACGTCGCTGTCGGTGCCGGTGCCGGAGGACGCGGCGGTGGGGACGGTGGTGGCGCTGCTGAGCGTGTCGGACCGGGACTCGGGGGCGAACGGTCGCGTGCGGTGCGCGGTGTGGCCGGCGTCGCCGTTCGGGCTGGTGGCGACGTTCGCGGGCTCGTACTCGCTGGTGCTGCGGGAGGCGCTGGACCGCGAGCGGGTGGCGGAGTACGAGGTGGAGGTGCGGGCGGAGGACGGCGGGGCGCCGCCGCTGCGCGCCAGCCGCGGGGTGCGCGTGCCGGTGTCGGACGTGAACGACAACGCGCCGGCGTTCGCGCAGGCCGTGTACACGGTGCTGGCGCGGGAGAACAACGCGGCGGGCGCGGAGCTGGCGCGGCTGTGGGCGCGGGACCCGGACGAGGCGGGCAACGGGCGCGTGAGCTACTCGGTggcggagggcggcggcggcgcggtgTCGGGCGGGTGTGTG CGGTCGGCGTCGAGCTACGTGTCGGTGGACGCGGAGAGCGGTCGGCTGTGGGCGCTGCAGCCGCTGGACTACgaggagctgcaggtgctgcagttCGAGGTGCGGGCGGTGGACGCGGGGGAGCCGCCGCTGTGCGGCAACGCGACGGTGCAGCTCTTCGTGGTGGACGAGAACGACAACGCGCCGgcgctgctgcctcctgccggcggcgggccgggccccggggccgcgggcgaGGCGGCGTCGGGGCCGGGCTCGGGGGCGCTGTGGGCGTGGGCGGCGTGGGGGGCGCCGGCGGGGCAGGTGGTGGCGAAGATCCGCGCGGTGGACGCGGACTCGGGCTACAACGCGTGGCTGCGCTACGAGCTGTGGGAGCCGCGGGGGAAGGGCCCGTTCCGCGTGGGGCTGTACAGCGGCGAGGTGAGCACGGCGCGGGCGCTGGAGGAGGCGGACGGCCCGCGGCAGCGGCTGGTCATCGTGGTGCGGGACCACGGGGAGCCGGCGCGCTCGGTCACGGCCACGCTGAGCGTGTCGCTGGTGGAGGGCGCCGAGGCGGCGCTGGCGGCCGCGGGCTCgtcggggccggggccggggctgcgtGCGGCCGCGGGCGCGGAGGGCgacgcggcggcggcggcggcggcgtcGACGAACGTGTGGCTGGTGGTGGCCATCTGCGCGGTGTCGAGCCTGTTCCTGCTGGCCGTGGTGCTGTACGGGGCGTCGCGGTGGGCGCCGCGGGCGGCCGTGCTGTCGGGGCCCGGGCCGGCGACGCTGGTGTGCGCCAGCGAGGTGGGGAGCTGGTCGTACTCGCAGCGCCAGAGCCGGAGCCTGTGCGTGACGGATGGCGCGGGCAAGAGCGACCTGATGGTTTTCAGCCCCAActtcccgccgccgcccggccccgcggcgaAGGAGACGCAGCCGGAGCCGCCCGCTCTGCTGGACACGGTCAGTGCCCCCCGCTTCCCCGCCCCTTCCCGCGACGCCCCTGCCCCTCTGTCGCCCTTGTCGCCCGCCCCCCTGGCCGGCGGTGGCGGTGGCCGTGCTCAGCCCCCGGTGCCCGAGGGTGGTGGTCGCTGA